The DNA sequence GGGATCGCCACCGGCAACGCCACCTTCGAGACGGAACCACCGACCTGGGACCGGTTCACCGCAACCCGGATGCCCAACCACCGGTGGGTCGCCGCTGACGGGACTGGCTCCGTCCTGGGCTGGAGTGCCTGCTCACCGGCGTCCGAACGGCGCGTCTACGCCGGTGTCGTCGAACACTCCGTCTACGTCCACCCCGACGCCAGCGGCCGTGGGATCGGACGAGCTTTGCTCCTGGCCC is a window from the Polymorphospora rubra genome containing:
- a CDS encoding GNAT family N-acetyltransferase is translated as MTDAHADAVLDIYRLGIATGNATFETEPPTWDRFTATRMPNHRWVAADGTGSVLGWSACSPASERRVYAGVVEHSVYVHPDASGRGIGRALLLALIASTEQAGIWTIQSGVFPENAASLALHASCGFRIIGVRQRIGCHHGIWRDVVLTERRSPTVG